In one window of Methanosarcina vacuolata Z-761 DNA:
- a CDS encoding M28 family metallopeptidase — protein MGRYIVLSDSSEKRSVEESARNFGAHWARLGDKTVVWTVSKEWDTFANKAIEAGMSLDQAEGRKLEGQFYLVIQTGRAFQDEHPEVRIIMEKGRYLVADLLPEELSRFSKRENDWWAIRPLAMDSVIMDIIKPEVRAAVPRVQANVDVVSQSTYSSYLTSLVNFLTRHSLSSQFTSAAKWAADQLQSFGYQVKLYPINIGDGNSYNIVADRPGSESGSCKLVLVTAHLDSINIKGGVDAPAPGADDNASGAAGVLEIARVLAERPAKNDLRLILFGGEEEGLHGSKQYVSGLSKNERTRISAVINMDMIATLNTASKSVLLEGDPVSRTLMEELAGAAATYTSLIVQTSESSFGSDHVPFIGELIPAVLTIEGTDSSNLNVHTANDTLDHINYGLALDIIRMNLAVTSKLLA, from the coding sequence ATGGGGAGATATATAGTACTCTCGGATTCAAGCGAAAAACGCAGTGTTGAAGAATCTGCAAGGAACTTCGGAGCGCACTGGGCTCGTCTGGGAGATAAAACTGTAGTATGGACAGTTTCTAAAGAATGGGACACTTTCGCCAATAAAGCCATAGAGGCAGGCATGAGTCTCGACCAGGCAGAAGGTCGCAAATTGGAAGGTCAGTTTTATCTTGTTATCCAGACTGGAAGGGCATTCCAGGATGAACATCCTGAAGTTCGGATAATCATGGAAAAAGGCCGTTACCTGGTGGCCGATTTGCTTCCCGAAGAATTAAGCCGTTTCTCTAAACGTGAAAACGATTGGTGGGCGATACGCCCTCTGGCAATGGACAGCGTGATTATGGATATAATAAAACCGGAAGTAAGAGCGGCAGTTCCCAGAGTACAGGCAAATGTCGATGTTGTATCACAATCTACCTATAGTTCTTATCTGACTTCGCTGGTGAATTTCCTGACTCGCCATTCCTTAAGCTCTCAATTTACCAGTGCAGCAAAATGGGCTGCAGATCAGTTGCAAAGCTTTGGTTACCAGGTAAAACTGTATCCAATCAATATTGGAGACGGCAATAGCTATAATATCGTGGCAGATCGACCAGGTAGTGAAAGTGGGTCCTGTAAACTGGTGCTTGTTACTGCTCACCTGGATTCAATTAACATCAAAGGTGGAGTGGATGCACCTGCTCCAGGTGCAGACGACAATGCAAGCGGTGCTGCAGGAGTTCTGGAGATTGCACGCGTGCTTGCTGAGCGTCCTGCAAAAAATGACCTGCGACTTATCCTTTTTGGAGGAGAAGAGGAGGGACTTCATGGGAGTAAACAGTATGTCAGCGGGTTGTCAAAAAATGAGCGTACCCGTATTAGTGCAGTTATCAATATGGATATGATCGCGACCTTAAATACCGCATCGAAATCTGTCCTGCTTGAGGGTGATCCAGTTTCCCGGACTTTAATGGAAGAACTTGCAGGAGCCGCTGCCACATACACATCCCTGATTGTCCAGACATCCGAAAGTTCATTCGGAAGCGACCACGTACCTTTTATCGGTGAACTTATTCCCGCGGTTCTAACGATTGAGGGAACTGACAGCTCAAATCTCAATGTCCATACTGCTAATGATACTCTTGATCACATCAATTACGGACTCGCGCTGGACATTATTAGGATGAATCTCGCTGTTACTTCGAAGCTACTTGCTTGA
- the mtaC gene encoding methanol--corrinoid protein MtaC translates to MLDFTEASLKKVLTRYNVALEKAMTPEEAAEEIYPKDELIYPIAKAIFEGEEDDVIEGLQAAIDAGKDPITLIDDALMVGMGVVTRLYDEGIIFLPNVMMSADAMLEGIEFCKENSETAPVTKGTVVCHVAEGDVHDIGKNIVTALLRANGYNVVDLGRDVPVDEVLKAVAENNPIMVTGTALMTTTMYAFKEVNDKLLEKGYKIPFACGGGAVNQDFVSQFALGVYGEEAADAPKIADAIIAGTTDVATLRDKFHKH, encoded by the coding sequence ATGTTGGACTTTACAGAGGCAAGTCTGAAAAAGGTTTTAACCAGATACAATGTGGCTCTGGAAAAGGCAATGACGCCTGAAGAAGCCGCAGAAGAGATCTATCCTAAAGACGAACTGATTTACCCGATCGCAAAGGCCATCTTTGAAGGAGAAGAAGATGACGTTATCGAGGGTCTCCAGGCCGCAATCGATGCAGGCAAGGACCCAATTACACTTATCGATGACGCTCTCATGGTCGGTATGGGCGTTGTCACAAGACTCTATGATGAAGGTATCATTTTCCTTCCAAATGTCATGATGTCCGCTGACGCCATGCTCGAAGGTATCGAATTCTGTAAGGAAAACTCCGAAACTGCTCCTGTAACCAAGGGAACCGTTGTCTGCCACGTCGCAGAAGGTGACGTTCACGACATCGGAAAGAATATCGTTACCGCTCTCCTCAGGGCAAACGGTTACAATGTAGTCGACCTTGGAAGGGACGTTCCTGTGGATGAAGTTCTCAAGGCAGTTGCTGAAAACAACCCAATCATGGTCACAGGTACTGCACTCATGACCACCACAATGTACGCATTCAAGGAAGTTAATGACAAACTCCTCGAGAAAGGATATAAGATTCCGTTCGCATGCGGTGGCGGCGCAGTTAACCAGGACTTCGTATCCCAGTTTGCACTTGGTGTATATGGAGAAGAAGCCGCTGATGCCCCCAAGATTGCTGATGCAATCATCGCAGGTACCACAGATGTCGCAACATTAAGAGATAAATTCCACAAGCACTGA
- a CDS encoding UDP-N-acetylglucosamine--N-acetylmuramyl-(pentapeptide) pyrophosphoryl-undecaprenol N-acetylglucosamine transferase produces MKIIILICGEGLGHTSRCLALGKELLSGGHEVHFGAYGYSKELVEKTGYSAHEIPSEIKLIGKAGALDLTSSIEATLKSADIFGGPKLLKLIKEIGPDVVISDSYYLGTLAGFTLRIPVYLILNQSNMEEFFKNRGVSLRLLGEVTRKFYTQIFEKVDKIIIPDYPLPYTVCKKNLNFRGRVQEKLFFSGPLIKEKYEDVESIPLKKPHIVSLIGGFGYREPIFRKVLETAKLDSSINYTLISGPSLDPSNLVDLPENVQILKFIKDTYPYLKSSDAVIAPGGHSTMMEALSFGIPILSFPDRGHSEQENNAEVIEEEGYGRMLSYSTPPEVVLECIREVLEEKRYRNKTERLRRLARELDGPRAVREMLEKDCREKIL; encoded by the coding sequence TTGAAAATAATTATTCTGATATGTGGAGAAGGGCTTGGTCATACCAGCCGGTGCCTTGCGTTGGGGAAAGAACTCCTTTCTGGCGGACACGAAGTGCATTTCGGAGCATATGGATATTCAAAGGAGCTGGTCGAAAAAACAGGGTATTCGGCACATGAAATCCCTTCAGAAATAAAGCTGATCGGAAAAGCTGGAGCCCTAGATCTTACAAGTTCAATTGAGGCTACCCTTAAAAGTGCTGACATTTTTGGAGGACCAAAACTCCTTAAACTGATCAAAGAGATTGGTCCTGATGTCGTTATTTCGGACAGCTATTATCTGGGAACTCTCGCTGGCTTTACACTTAGAATTCCGGTATACCTCATCCTGAACCAATCAAATATGGAAGAGTTTTTCAAAAACCGTGGAGTATCCTTGAGGCTTCTTGGAGAAGTGACCAGAAAGTTCTATACCCAGATTTTTGAAAAAGTAGACAAAATAATTATTCCTGATTACCCGCTTCCTTATACCGTTTGCAAGAAAAACCTTAATTTTCGGGGTAGAGTTCAGGAAAAGCTATTCTTCAGCGGTCCCCTTATAAAAGAAAAATACGAAGATGTGGAGTCAATTCCCCTTAAGAAACCACATATTGTTTCACTTATAGGGGGCTTCGGATACAGAGAGCCTATTTTCAGAAAGGTGCTCGAAACAGCAAAACTTGATTCGTCCATTAATTACACCCTGATTTCAGGTCCTTCCCTCGATCCCTCAAACCTGGTTGACCTGCCAGAAAATGTACAGATTCTTAAGTTCATAAAAGATACATATCCATACCTGAAAAGTTCTGATGCAGTAATAGCTCCAGGAGGGCACAGTACTATGATGGAAGCCCTGAGCTTTGGGATTCCTATCCTTTCTTTTCCTGACAGGGGGCATAGTGAGCAGGAAAATAATGCTGAAGTAATCGAGGAAGAAGGCTACGGAAGGATGCTCAGCTATTCCACGCCTCCTGAAGTCGTACTCGAATGTATTCGGGAAGTCCTTGAGGAAAAAAGATACAGGAATAAAACCGAAAGGCTACGAAGACTTGCCAGAGAACTGGACGGGCCTCGTGCTGTAAGAGAAATGCTTGAAAAAGATTGTAGAGAGAAAATTTTGTGA
- the mtaB gene encoding methanol--corrinoid protein co-methyltransferase MtaB: MAAKRYTSMAYASADEMTFGVSKYPVKAGLGLEIGAGYTIPEINYAPRPEAGSSKEKLVKEYERITTDIMSRMVQVGFPAVILETEHVQQMSNNPSWGAEVAHAQKTIMEEFHDEYGIKCALRHTIGDIRENRDFLQLRGDKYSVFLEAFEECAKAGADLLSVESMGGKEVFDYAVLRNDIAGMLYAIGCLGSIDMELIWSDISAIAKKTGTVSAGDTDCAQANTAMFIGGGLLDKNLAHTLAILARAISAPRSLVAYECGAVGPGKDCGYENVVVKAITGMPMTQEGKTSTCAHSDVMGNLIMQCCDCWSNESVEYHGEFGGTTVQCWSESLAYDCALMNTALETKNDKVLRDLLMLSDRYRDPQAYVLAYDNAYKVGQAIVKDGDNIYLRAKNAAVECCNIVEEGAAGKLELSRFEAKALADAKAALEALPDDMDKFMDDCFTKYKNEIKVFLPENYGL; this comes from the coding sequence ATGGCAGCAAAAAGATACACTTCAATGGCATACGCAAGCGCAGATGAAATGACCTTCGGCGTATCCAAGTACCCTGTAAAGGCAGGTCTCGGCCTCGAAATCGGTGCAGGTTACACAATTCCTGAAATTAACTATGCTCCTAGACCTGAAGCCGGTTCATCCAAGGAAAAGCTCGTAAAGGAATACGAGAGGATCACAACCGACATTATGTCAAGAATGGTTCAGGTCGGTTTCCCGGCAGTTATCCTCGAAACCGAGCACGTTCAGCAGATGTCCAACAACCCATCCTGGGGAGCAGAAGTTGCACATGCCCAGAAGACCATCATGGAAGAATTCCACGATGAATATGGTATAAAGTGTGCACTCCGCCACACAATCGGTGACATCCGTGAGAACAGGGATTTCCTCCAGCTCAGAGGCGACAAGTACTCTGTCTTCCTCGAAGCCTTCGAAGAATGCGCAAAGGCCGGTGCTGACCTGCTTTCCGTTGAATCAATGGGTGGTAAGGAAGTATTCGACTACGCAGTTCTTAGGAACGACATCGCTGGTATGCTCTACGCAATTGGCTGTCTTGGTTCCATTGACATGGAACTCATCTGGTCCGACATCTCCGCAATTGCAAAGAAGACCGGAACTGTTTCTGCAGGTGACACTGACTGTGCCCAGGCAAACACTGCAATGTTCATCGGCGGTGGACTGCTCGACAAGAACCTCGCCCACACCCTTGCAATCCTTGCAAGAGCAATCTCTGCTCCAAGATCACTCGTCGCATACGAATGTGGTGCTGTTGGTCCAGGTAAGGACTGCGGATATGAAAACGTCGTTGTCAAAGCCATCACAGGTATGCCAATGACCCAGGAAGGTAAGACCTCAACCTGCGCTCACTCTGATGTAATGGGTAACCTCATTATGCAGTGCTGTGACTGCTGGTCCAACGAGTCTGTTGAGTACCACGGTGAATTCGGCGGTACAACTGTTCAGTGCTGGTCCGAGTCCCTTGCATACGACTGCGCCCTTATGAATACCGCTCTTGAAACCAAGAACGACAAAGTTCTCAGGGACCTCCTGATGCTCTCCGACAGGTACAGAGACCCACAGGCGTACGTACTTGCATACGACAACGCCTACAAGGTCGGTCAGGCAATTGTTAAGGACGGAGACAACATCTATCTCAGAGCAAAGAACGCTGCAGTCGAATGTTGCAACATTGTCGAAGAAGGTGCAGCTGGCAAGCTTGAGCTCTCCAGGTTCGAAGCCAAAGCCCTCGCAGACGCAAAGGCAGCTCTCGAAGCTCTTCCAGACGACATGGACAAGTTCATGGACGACTGCTTTACAAAATACAAGAATGAAATTAAAGTCTTCCTGCCGGAGAACTACGGCCTTTAA
- a CDS encoding SWIM zinc finger family protein encodes MPEESKTARNFKELKWSDLQDWAGGKATAKGIKYQEEGRVKEIKCTSTGSLVARVEGTIEYFTEVSLENGKLSSICTCPVGYDCKHGVATVLEYLDLIEQGEDVSVVTEEDPLIKRSRRGFAGAGTSGAYQVEKSSRILQEYLEKLEKPELIQILTTFAKKDNMLGIYLTDRQHLSSENPEGVIGNIYSELDGLWRELKSFDFWSYESEEVPDFSKLQVRLESLLDSGYPDEILDIGKELMDRYNEIEEYDEERDIGTQISSCMDVVFRALSQSSLPAHEKMLYTLDLELKDNHSILNEPVIWREAYSREEWNLFAETLKVRLQKETEKETEKETEKETDILYESFWERDYAVDRLIDALKKAGRSEEIIPISELEVERTGNYTRLVRELLDSGQKKRAEDWIHKGIKELREYDPGTAYELLQTLIEIKESEGNWLFIAALETEDFFRYPQLSSYIKMQKKQP; translated from the coding sequence ATGCCAGAAGAAAGCAAAACTGCCCGGAACTTCAAGGAACTTAAATGGAGTGACCTCCAGGATTGGGCTGGAGGGAAAGCAACTGCAAAGGGGATTAAGTATCAAGAAGAGGGGCGTGTGAAGGAAATAAAATGCACTTCCACAGGCAGTCTGGTCGCGCGGGTAGAAGGGACGATAGAGTATTTCACTGAAGTTTCCCTTGAAAACGGGAAACTGAGTTCTATCTGTACCTGTCCTGTCGGGTATGACTGCAAACACGGAGTTGCAACTGTACTTGAATATCTTGACCTTATTGAACAGGGAGAAGATGTGTCGGTTGTTACTGAGGAAGATCCCCTTATTAAAAGATCCAGAAGAGGATTTGCAGGAGCCGGAACTTCTGGAGCTTACCAGGTCGAAAAATCTTCACGGATTCTCCAGGAATATCTAGAAAAGCTGGAGAAGCCGGAATTAATCCAGATACTGACAACGTTCGCAAAAAAAGATAACATGCTTGGCATATATCTGACAGACCGTCAGCACCTTTCATCTGAAAATCCGGAAGGAGTTATTGGAAATATCTATTCCGAGCTGGATGGGCTCTGGAGAGAATTAAAAAGTTTTGATTTCTGGTCTTACGAAAGCGAAGAAGTGCCTGATTTTTCAAAGTTACAGGTTCGGCTTGAAAGCCTCCTCGATTCAGGTTATCCTGATGAGATTCTTGATATCGGAAAAGAGCTCATGGACCGATATAATGAAATTGAGGAATATGACGAAGAAAGGGATATCGGAACACAAATCTCCAGTTGCATGGATGTGGTGTTCAGAGCCTTATCTCAATCCTCTCTTCCTGCACATGAGAAAATGCTTTACACTCTTGATCTTGAGCTAAAAGATAATCACAGTATTCTTAATGAACCTGTTATCTGGAGAGAAGCCTATTCTCGGGAAGAGTGGAATCTATTTGCAGAAACCCTGAAAGTCCGGTTGCAAAAAGAAACAGAAAAAGAAACAGAAAAAGAAACAGAAAAAGAAACAGATATCCTGTACGAGTCATTCTGGGAACGAGATTATGCTGTTGACAGACTTATCGATGCCCTGAAAAAAGCTGGGCGTTCGGAGGAGATTATCCCGATCTCCGAGCTCGAAGTCGAAAGGACAGGCAATTATACGAGGCTTGTTAGAGAACTGCTCGATTCCGGGCAAAAAAAGAGAGCAGAAGACTGGATTCATAAAGGGATCAAAGAACTAAGAGAATATGACCCTGGCACTGCCTACGAGCTCTTGCAAACCCTTATTGAAATTAAAGAAAGCGAAGGAAACTGGCTTTTCATAGCTGCCCTTGAAACGGAAGATTTTTTCAGATATCCCCAACTTTCCAGTTATATTAAAATGCAGAAAAAGCAGCCATGA
- a CDS encoding helix-turn-helix transcriptional regulator: protein MQHELIDVVFRSQKRKDLLLLLGEEPRTMEEIKTFLDVSPTAILPQIKRLTDSNLVIQKNGSYELTDMGDQVFKKVQSLVNVLTLLEQDNYWIEHDLSGIPKYLLDRIGDLKDCKLVEPDPSQIFEPSTELLNFFSSSRYLMVFSSFYRPEFLPLYTRLGRLESDVTLIFTESVLEKIMQNYEKKIRKLATLENTELFVCNDGVKLAELMVSDRGMIISLFDSNGRFYYEYMSCSGPEAIIWAKELIEFYKSRAWQIENEQCIDNFIGTAESEAFPESMMFSLH from the coding sequence ATGCAACACGAGTTAATAGATGTAGTATTTCGTTCCCAGAAAAGAAAAGACCTCCTTTTACTCTTGGGAGAGGAACCAAGAACAATGGAAGAAATTAAGACCTTTCTTGATGTTTCTCCCACGGCTATCTTACCCCAGATCAAAAGGCTTACAGACAGTAACCTTGTTATTCAAAAAAATGGCAGCTATGAATTGACAGATATGGGAGATCAGGTCTTTAAAAAAGTTCAGTCTCTTGTCAATGTCCTTACTTTACTCGAACAAGATAATTACTGGATCGAACACGACCTGAGTGGAATTCCTAAGTATCTCCTCGACAGAATAGGAGACCTGAAGGACTGCAAGCTGGTTGAACCCGATCCTAGCCAGATTTTTGAGCCGAGTACTGAACTTTTGAATTTTTTCTCCTCATCACGTTATCTGATGGTATTTTCGTCTTTCTATAGGCCTGAATTTCTCCCCCTTTACACAAGGCTTGGAAGGCTGGAGTCAGATGTTACCCTTATTTTCACTGAGTCGGTACTCGAAAAAATTATGCAGAATTATGAAAAGAAGATAAGAAAACTTGCTACGCTGGAAAACACCGAGCTTTTTGTCTGTAATGACGGGGTCAAGCTGGCTGAACTTATGGTCTCAGACCGCGGGATGATAATTTCTCTCTTTGATAGCAATGGAAGATTTTATTACGAGTATATGTCCTGTTCCGGACCTGAAGCCATAATCTGGGCAAAAGAGCTTATTGAGTTCTATAAATCAAGAGCCTGGCAGATCGAGAACGAGCAATGTATCGATAATTTTATTGGTACAGCCGAAAGCGAAGCTTTCCCGGAATCCATGATGTTCAGCCTGCACTGA
- a CDS encoding helix-turn-helix transcriptional regulator: MSTELQLIDTIFFSDKRKNLLLLLKDGPKTIEEIKKGLKVSSSPIMAQIRILLKEGLLVQKGDSYCLSVKGKLIVPKMEPLLSTFRVFDENHEYWARQNLRTLPPHLLDRIGELGSCKELLPGKTHIFDYPPEIMDPLYKSRTVMEISSIFRPGYPSLYLDLAKRGIEVSLVLERQICEKLVSDYRADVEEFLNMENTHLFVCDHKIELASSIVTDRFISLSMISKEGRYYNHEMVSFEKSALVWGQELFNYYKDLSKQITQI, from the coding sequence ATGAGTACAGAACTTCAGTTAATAGATACAATTTTTTTTTCGGACAAGAGGAAAAATTTGCTTTTACTCCTGAAGGACGGGCCAAAGACAATTGAAGAAATTAAGAAAGGGCTTAAAGTCAGTTCCAGTCCTATAATGGCCCAGATCCGAATCCTTCTCAAAGAAGGGCTGCTGGTGCAAAAAGGGGACAGTTATTGTCTCTCTGTAAAAGGAAAGCTTATTGTCCCAAAAATGGAACCTCTTCTCTCCACTTTTCGGGTTTTCGACGAAAACCATGAGTACTGGGCAAGGCAGAATTTGCGGACTCTTCCTCCTCACTTGCTGGACCGAATTGGAGAACTTGGTAGCTGTAAAGAGCTTTTACCTGGAAAAACCCATATTTTTGATTACCCTCCTGAAATTATGGACCCTCTTTACAAGTCCAGGACAGTCATGGAGATTTCTTCAATTTTCCGCCCCGGATATCCGAGTCTATATCTGGACCTTGCAAAAAGAGGCATTGAGGTTTCGCTTGTTCTGGAAAGGCAAATATGTGAAAAACTAGTTTCCGACTACAGGGCAGATGTGGAAGAGTTCTTAAATATGGAAAATACGCACCTTTTTGTCTGCGACCATAAAATTGAGCTTGCTTCCAGCATTGTTACAGATCGGTTTATCTCCTTATCCATGATCTCTAAAGAAGGAAGGTACTATAACCATGAGATGGTAAGTTTCGAGAAAAGCGCCCTTGTCTGGGGACAGGAACTTTTTAACTATTACAAAGACCTGTCCAAACAAATAACTCAAATTTAA
- a CDS encoding indolepyruvate ferredoxin oxidoreductase subunit alpha — MPAKVNKEECTGCGTCVDECPVEAIVIDEDEGCAVVDEDECVECGACEEACPNEAITIEQPE; from the coding sequence ATGCCAGCAAAAGTCAATAAAGAAGAATGTACGGGCTGTGGAACCTGTGTGGACGAGTGTCCGGTAGAAGCAATCGTTATTGATGAGGACGAAGGTTGTGCAGTTGTCGATGAAGATGAATGTGTTGAATGCGGAGCCTGTGAAGAAGCCTGTCCCAATGAAGCCATAACGATCGAACAACCTGAATGA
- a CDS encoding C1 family peptidase translates to MIGIAAAFEKVKIPETGETFSTGWLPPLPDLRDYTEGTTEEDAQIPEITKKLGLLSFKKKSKASELHASVDLRSWCSPVENQMDLGSCTAHAGVGVIEYFQRRAFGKHIEGSRLFVYKTTRNLMGVKGDTGAWLRDTMAALVLCGVPPEKYHPYTDRKIPGPAGEPTFDEEPSNFVYSLADDFEALKYFCHDPQGMNILPSDVLFSVKKYLAAGIPSMFGFFGFPSFNDTDVKGGIPFPGPKEQAIWGHAVVAVGYDDDIKLKNTLSNQETTGALLIRNSWGTGWGDQGYGWLPYEYVLSKFAVDFWSLISMNWIDTGNFGLKL, encoded by the coding sequence ATGATTGGTATAGCAGCTGCTTTTGAAAAGGTGAAGATTCCGGAGACTGGGGAAACTTTTTCAACTGGTTGGCTTCCTCCATTGCCGGACTTGAGAGATTACACAGAAGGAACAACAGAAGAAGATGCCCAAATTCCTGAAATAACAAAAAAACTCGGGCTCCTGTCTTTCAAAAAGAAATCTAAAGCTTCTGAGCTGCACGCATCGGTAGACCTTAGAAGCTGGTGTTCGCCGGTTGAAAACCAGATGGATCTGGGTTCCTGTACTGCCCACGCAGGCGTAGGAGTGATTGAATACTTCCAGAGGCGGGCTTTTGGAAAGCACATTGAAGGGTCAAGGCTTTTTGTTTACAAGACGACAAGAAACCTGATGGGCGTTAAGGGAGACACCGGAGCCTGGCTTCGAGATACTATGGCAGCTCTTGTTCTTTGCGGGGTCCCTCCTGAAAAATATCACCCTTATACTGACAGGAAAATCCCGGGACCGGCAGGGGAACCGACCTTTGATGAAGAACCTTCGAATTTTGTATATTCGCTTGCCGACGATTTTGAGGCCCTTAAGTACTTCTGCCACGACCCGCAGGGTATGAACATCCTGCCTTCAGATGTTCTTTTTAGCGTGAAAAAGTACCTTGCAGCAGGAATACCTTCAATGTTTGGTTTCTTTGGTTTTCCCTCTTTCAACGATACAGATGTAAAAGGCGGAATCCCTTTCCCAGGTCCCAAAGAACAGGCAATATGGGGTCATGCAGTCGTTGCTGTAGGATATGACGATGATATAAAACTCAAAAACACCCTCAGCAACCAGGAAACCACTGGGGCCCTCCTGATTCGCAACTCCTGGGGGACAGGGTGGGGAGATCAGGGATATGGCTGGCTACCCTATGAATATGTCCTGAGTAAGTTCGCAGTGGATTTCTGGTCTCTTATCTCAATGAACTGGATTGACACAGGGAATTTCGGACTTAAACTCTGA
- a CDS encoding DNA-deoxyinosine glycosylase yields the protein MKKQGFPAIVDENTEILILGSLPGDISIRKHQYYGHPGNDFWRLLGSIIGEDLQSMDYQNRLETLKHNKIGLWDVFKAGKRQGSEDTKIKDEEINQFSMLKDMAPNLKLVLFNGKKSGEYEPILKVMGYETKVLPSSSGANRRSLQSRKSEWDAAFKR from the coding sequence ATGAAAAAGCAAGGTTTCCCAGCAATCGTTGACGAAAATACCGAAATCCTGATTCTTGGGTCTCTTCCGGGAGACATTTCTATAAGGAAGCATCAATACTACGGGCATCCAGGCAATGATTTTTGGAGGCTGCTTGGCAGTATTATCGGAGAAGACCTTCAGAGCATGGATTATCAAAATCGGCTTGAGACCCTGAAACACAATAAAATAGGGCTCTGGGATGTTTTCAAAGCCGGAAAAAGACAAGGAAGCGAAGATACAAAGATAAAGGACGAAGAAATAAACCAATTTTCAATGCTGAAAGACATGGCTCCGAACCTGAAGCTGGTTCTTTTTAATGGCAAGAAATCCGGAGAATATGAGCCGATTTTGAAGGTAATGGGATATGAAACAAAAGTCCTCCCTTCGTCAAGCGGAGCAAACCGGCGATCTTTACAAAGTCGAAAATCGGAATGGGACGCCGCTTTCAAGCGTTGA
- a CDS encoding zinc metalloprotease has product MAKKFENKEIREESSEAPTQRRCGAMEVHHRLLAESESYARNRDQIENLALAYKRGLRAVSRTGIVQIPVVVHVVWNKEEEDISDAQIQSQIDVLNKDFRKSNSDISQVPSVWSNLTADLGIEFSLATKDPDGHPTSGITRTQTSVTSFTVDDKVKSKSSGGEDAWPADRYLNMWVCKLGGGLLGYAQFPGGPAETDGVVITYTGFGTTGTARPPFNEGRTATHEIGHWLDLYHIWGDELSFEDPCSRSDQVDDTPNQANENIGVPAFPHISCNNGPNGDMFMNYMDYVDDRCMVMFTQGQAVRVNACLEGSRSSFLTAAQKAEVKRASSEGKMPMPR; this is encoded by the coding sequence ATGGCTAAGAAATTTGAAAATAAGGAGATAAGGGAAGAGTCTTCGGAAGCACCAACCCAACGTAGATGCGGAGCGATGGAAGTTCATCACAGGTTGTTAGCGGAATCTGAATCATATGCCAGAAATCGCGATCAAATTGAAAATCTGGCTCTTGCATATAAACGAGGGCTTCGAGCGGTATCTCGGACCGGGATTGTCCAGATTCCTGTGGTCGTTCATGTTGTATGGAATAAAGAAGAAGAGGATATTTCTGATGCTCAGATCCAGAGCCAGATAGATGTCCTTAATAAAGACTTCCGCAAGTCGAATTCAGACATATCGCAGGTTCCTTCTGTCTGGAGCAATCTTACGGCAGACCTGGGAATTGAATTTTCTCTCGCAACGAAAGATCCAGATGGGCATCCGACTTCAGGAATAACTCGCACTCAAACCTCAGTGACATCTTTCACTGTCGATGACAAAGTTAAATCCAAATCTTCTGGCGGTGAGGATGCATGGCCGGCTGACCGTTATCTGAATATGTGGGTATGTAAGCTTGGCGGGGGTCTTCTGGGTTACGCACAGTTCCCAGGAGGGCCAGCTGAAACAGACGGTGTTGTTATTACTTACACAGGATTTGGTACCACTGGAACTGCCAGACCACCATTTAACGAAGGGAGGACAGCTACCCACGAAATAGGCCACTGGTTAGACCTATATCATATATGGGGTGATGAATTGAGTTTTGAAGACCCATGTTCACGCTCGGATCAAGTTGATGATACTCCAAACCAGGCAAATGAAAACATTGGCGTTCCGGCATTTCCACATATTAGTTGTAACAACGGGCCTAATGGTGATATGTTCATGAATTACATGGACTACGTTGATGACAGATGCATGGTTATGTTCACACAGGGCCAGGCAGTTCGTGTAAATGCATGTCTTGAAGGGTCACGGTCATCATTCCTTACTGCGGCGCAAAAAGCAGAGGTCAAGAGAGCATCATCTGAAGGTAAAATGCCTATGCCAAGGTGA